One region of Synechococcus elongatus PCC 11801 genomic DNA includes:
- a CDS encoding DUF1825 family protein, giving the protein MGFFDSEIVQAEARQLFEDYQSLIQLGSDYGKFDREGKRLYIDQMEAIMDRYRIFMKRFELSDDFSAKMTVEQMKTQLGQFGMTPQMMFEQMHQTLERMKAQIEP; this is encoded by the coding sequence ATGGGATTCTTCGATTCTGAAATTGTCCAAGCAGAAGCGCGGCAGTTATTTGAAGACTATCAGTCGCTCATTCAGTTGGGCAGTGATTACGGTAAGTTTGACCGCGAAGGAAAACGCCTGTATATCGATCAAATGGAAGCGATCATGGATCGCTATCGCATCTTTATGAAACGATTTGAACTATCGGATGACTTCTCTGCCAAGATGACAGTCGAGCAAATGAAGACTCAGCTTGGTCAATTTGGTATGACACCTCAGATGATGTTCGAACAAATGCACCAAACGCTCGAGCGAATGAAAGCTCAAATTGAGCCTTAA
- the tyrS gene encoding tyrosine--tRNA ligase yields the protein MSDSWAWLQRGTHEIFPHQPESTDPDVSLVARLQKGDRPLRIKLGIDPTGSDIHLGHSIIFRKLRQFQDAGHTAVLIIGDFTARIGDPTGKSEVRRQLTVEDVQRNAETYLDQLRPILDFETLGRLEIRYNSEWLAGLDLAKILELLGTMTVGQMLAKEGFSERYEKGTPVYLHEFLYPLMQGYDSVAVQSDVELGGTDQKFNIAVGRDLQRHFGLQPQFGLLLPILIGLDGSQKMSKSLGNYVGLNEDALSMYSKLEKVPDALIEDYFELLTNQDLAALPENPRDRQKLLALDVVGQYHGAEAAQAAQKAAQELVQGSAAQAEAVPEFPLSQVNFPAKAFYLVGAVGLGLTSSEARRQIQGGAVRLDGEKLADPNYIFEAPTELEGRVIQVGKKKFVRLVAQ from the coding sequence GTGAGCGATTCTTGGGCTTGGCTGCAACGCGGCACACACGAAATTTTTCCTCATCAACCAGAGAGCACCGATCCGGATGTCTCCTTGGTGGCACGCCTGCAAAAAGGCGATCGCCCGCTGCGGATCAAGCTGGGTATTGACCCGACCGGCAGCGATATTCACCTCGGTCACAGCATCATTTTTCGCAAGCTGCGCCAGTTTCAAGACGCGGGTCACACCGCTGTTTTGATCATTGGTGATTTCACGGCGCGGATTGGCGACCCTACCGGCAAGTCGGAAGTACGGCGGCAACTGACGGTGGAGGATGTGCAGCGCAACGCCGAAACCTACCTCGACCAGTTGCGGCCGATTCTGGATTTTGAAACGCTTGGACGATTAGAGATTCGCTACAACTCTGAGTGGCTAGCTGGACTCGATCTCGCCAAAATCTTAGAACTTCTGGGCACGATGACCGTGGGGCAGATGCTGGCGAAAGAGGGCTTTTCGGAACGCTACGAAAAAGGAACACCAGTTTATCTGCACGAGTTTCTCTACCCGCTGATGCAGGGCTACGATTCTGTGGCTGTGCAATCGGATGTGGAACTGGGTGGCACCGATCAAAAGTTCAATATTGCAGTTGGGCGCGATCTACAACGTCACTTTGGTCTGCAACCGCAATTCGGTCTGCTATTGCCGATTTTGATTGGCTTGGATGGCAGCCAAAAAATGTCGAAATCGCTCGGCAATTATGTTGGCTTGAATGAAGATGCCCTGAGCATGTATTCCAAGCTAGAGAAAGTGCCGGATGCATTGATTGAAGATTACTTCGAGTTGCTGACCAATCAGGACTTAGCGGCACTGCCTGAAAATCCCCGCGATCGCCAAAAACTCTTGGCACTTGATGTTGTTGGTCAATATCACGGTGCTGAAGCAGCGCAAGCGGCTCAGAAAGCCGCACAAGAACTGGTACAGGGCAGTGCTGCTCAAGCAGAAGCAGTGCCCGAGTTTCCGCTCAGTCAAGTGAACTTCCCTGCCAAAGCCTTCTACTTAGTCGGTGCGGTTGGATTGGGACTGACTAGCTCGGAAGCCCGCCGTCAAATTCAAGGTGGGGCAGTGCGCCTTGATGGTGAAAAACTAGCCGACCCCAACTACATCTTTGAGGCTCCGACGGAACTCGAAGGGCGGGTGATTCAAGTTGGCAAGAAAAAGTTTGTTCGTTTGGTGGCTCAATAA
- the pyrF gene encoding orotidine-5'-phosphate decarboxylase — protein MTGLEPRDRIIVPLDVPDAEAAIALIDRLPEARFFKVGLELFVATGATVLEALKQRNKKIFLDLKFHDIPNTMAGACRSAARYGVDLLTIHATAGKPALEAAQAAAIAGAEAAGVQPPTLLAVTVLTSLSQQQLNDELHVPEAVPNYVQHLARQAEACGIGGCVCSPQELIVVSTACSDAFIRVTPGVRPTWAAAGDQQRVMTPQQAIAAGATYLVIGRPITAADDPAAAFQRVCEELTA, from the coding sequence ATGACTGGTTTAGAGCCTCGCGATCGCATTATTGTGCCGCTAGATGTGCCGGATGCTGAAGCTGCGATCGCGTTGATCGATCGCCTGCCTGAAGCACGTTTTTTTAAGGTCGGACTAGAGCTATTTGTAGCGACTGGTGCGACGGTGCTAGAGGCTCTTAAACAGCGCAATAAAAAGATTTTTCTCGACCTCAAATTTCACGATATTCCCAACACAATGGCGGGTGCTTGTCGCAGTGCTGCTCGCTATGGTGTGGACCTGCTGACGATTCATGCCACGGCTGGGAAGCCAGCCCTGGAAGCAGCTCAAGCAGCGGCGATCGCGGGTGCAGAAGCAGCCGGGGTGCAGCCTCCCACTCTGCTAGCCGTGACGGTGTTGACGAGCTTGAGTCAGCAACAGCTCAATGATGAGTTGCATGTACCGGAAGCAGTGCCCAACTACGTTCAGCACTTGGCGCGTCAGGCTGAAGCCTGTGGCATTGGCGGCTGTGTTTGCTCGCCCCAGGAATTGATTGTGGTCAGTACGGCCTGTTCGGATGCGTTTATCCGAGTGACGCCGGGGGTTCGACCGACTTGGGCGGCTGCCGGTGATCAGCAACGGGTGATGACGCCTCAGCAGGCGATCGCAGCGGGAGCCACCTACCTCGTGATTGGCCGGCCAATTACGGCGGCGGATGATCCGGCAGCAGCCTTCCAGCGAGTCTGCGAGGAATTAACGGCATGA
- a CDS encoding transglycosylase domain-containing protein, which yields MGSLTTPQALPKRSRRQWPGRILYGSSAIAIGAVLGLAISFRNLPDVRLLRRYVPSQTTYIYDINGELIAALHDEANRETVPLDRISPKLQQSVLAIEDSGFYNHLGIDPVGIGRALLANFSSGGVVEGGSTLTMQLVKNLFLTPDRNIGRKLTEAVLALRLEQVISKDRILELYLNQVYWGRNLYGVEMASRSYFNKSAAELDWAEASFLAALIAAPEYYTPFDERDRLDPQRLERAKERQRLVLQRLVAIGQISPAAATTAANQTLQFGEITSFRPSQSPYVSDAVIQELAQQFGRSAVVQGGLRVQTTIDLRMQRLAEQVVQENYQRNRQRGLRAEQMALVAIDPRTHFIKAMVGGVDYRTSQYNRVTQARRQPGSAFKPFVFYAALATGKYTPSSSIADTPITYQLGAETYSPQNYDRSFAGNMSLTSALAQSRNIPAVRLGQTVGLDRVIEICRRIGISSPMQPVVSLPLGAIGVTPLELTNAYATLASGGWYAPPTLILQVRDSQGRRLLDNTPRPQPELQSKAVAQLNQMMQAVVTSGTGRSAQLNRPVAGKTGTTSAERDIWFVGYTPELVASVWLGNDDNSKIGGGATGGEIAAPIWRQFMQKALGNQPVSPFPKP from the coding sequence ATGGGTAGCCTCACAACGCCTCAAGCTCTCCCCAAGCGATCGCGCCGACAATGGCCGGGACGTATCCTTTACGGCAGCAGCGCGATCGCGATCGGTGCCGTCTTGGGGTTGGCGATCAGCTTCCGCAACTTGCCCGATGTACGGCTACTGCGGCGCTACGTCCCCAGTCAGACTACTTACATCTATGACATCAACGGCGAACTGATTGCGGCGCTCCACGATGAAGCCAACCGTGAGACCGTTCCCCTCGATCGCATCTCACCCAAGCTGCAGCAGTCCGTTCTCGCGATCGAGGACAGCGGATTTTACAACCACCTTGGTATCGATCCTGTTGGCATCGGTCGAGCACTGCTAGCGAACTTCAGCTCGGGTGGCGTGGTTGAAGGTGGCTCAACCTTAACGATGCAGCTGGTCAAGAACCTGTTTTTGACGCCGGATCGAAACATCGGCCGCAAGCTCACTGAAGCAGTGCTGGCGTTACGGCTAGAACAGGTGATCAGCAAGGATCGCATTCTGGAGCTGTATCTCAATCAGGTCTATTGGGGGCGCAACCTCTACGGCGTTGAAATGGCGTCGCGAAGCTATTTCAACAAGTCAGCAGCAGAGTTGGATTGGGCAGAAGCCAGCTTTCTCGCTGCCCTGATTGCGGCACCGGAGTACTACACGCCATTCGATGAACGCGATCGCCTAGATCCTCAGCGGCTCGAACGTGCAAAAGAGCGACAGCGTTTAGTTCTGCAACGGTTGGTGGCGATCGGTCAGATTAGTCCAGCGGCAGCGACCACAGCAGCAAATCAAACCCTGCAATTCGGCGAAATCACCTCCTTTCGTCCGAGTCAGTCACCCTATGTCAGTGACGCGGTTATTCAGGAGTTGGCACAGCAGTTTGGTCGCAGTGCCGTTGTTCAAGGCGGGTTGCGGGTGCAAACCACAATCGATTTGCGGATGCAGCGCCTGGCTGAGCAAGTAGTGCAGGAGAACTACCAGCGCAATCGGCAGCGGGGCTTGCGGGCAGAGCAGATGGCCTTGGTGGCAATCGATCCACGGACTCACTTCATCAAAGCGATGGTGGGTGGCGTCGATTACCGCACCAGTCAGTACAACCGTGTCACCCAAGCCCGCCGCCAGCCAGGCTCCGCTTTCAAGCCCTTTGTCTTCTATGCAGCCTTAGCGACAGGCAAATACACACCCAGCAGTTCTATTGCTGATACACCCATTACCTATCAGTTGGGTGCGGAAACCTATTCGCCCCAGAACTACGATCGCAGTTTTGCTGGCAACATGAGCCTGACGAGTGCTTTGGCACAATCGCGCAATATTCCGGCAGTGCGACTAGGGCAAACGGTTGGCCTCGATCGCGTCATCGAAATTTGTCGCCGGATTGGCATCAGTAGTCCGATGCAGCCAGTTGTTTCACTCCCCCTAGGTGCGATCGGGGTGACGCCACTGGAGCTCACGAATGCCTATGCGACATTGGCAAGCGGCGGCTGGTATGCGCCGCCAACGCTGATTCTGCAAGTGCGCGATAGTCAGGGTCGACGCTTGCTCGACAACACACCTCGACCACAACCCGAACTCCAGTCCAAAGCTGTGGCACAGCTCAACCAAATGATGCAGGCCGTAGTAACGAGCGGGACGGGGCGATCGGCTCAACTCAACCGCCCGGTAGCTGGAAAAACGGGTACGACTTCAGCTGAGCGTGACATCTGGTTTGTGGGCTACACCCCTGAGCTAGTAGCCTCAGTTTGGCTAGGCAACGATGACAACAGCAAGATTGGCGGCGGTGCAACCGGGGGTGAAATTGCAGCACCGATTTGGCGTCAATTTATGCAAAAAGCCTTGGGAAATCAGCCTGTCTCTCCTTTTCCAAAGCCATAA